One Micromonospora sp. WMMD812 genomic window carries:
- a CDS encoding diguanylate cyclase, which translates to MTLRGRLTAAFLAVVLGPVLLGALFVASTVDAVDRGRSTERLAVAAATVRTSVDALCQQLRAAADAVALAAGDRAGTAGQVVSRGLAAAVVVRDTVGEITYATPGPPATPWQECAGPAPADGPVGALTARVDLRDRAGTTLGTVTAAQPVDPAFVARLAAVTGVAVTLLDDGTGPARVTHTTESREVRDAVLAAAGTLDGEQVSETDDGRYVRRIGPSSTQPLPLVLSVPSDQPPGLHTTLVAAVVLAALLAVLAAWRLARVTTRPLVELAAAADRVAHGDLSARVPVRTRDEVGRLAGAFNRMTRETGSYVTALTSSRDQLRGHLAVLGDTLASTHDLQRILRVILHSAIAATGARAGAVLLVDSGGLLVAQCAEGLDGRWPEGEAPTTLRVPVGSGVLGAVAATGEPRCGRMEPADVPPGEPRCRTYVAVPFAAPAGLGSAGLGSSGVPAGAGPADGPAATGGRGTADGVAVPGPVGPPVDAVPGPAGAATAGAGYGADDTPTAELPGGVGFGIGGEAGVPATLGVLALYDRLGADEFDDDDLVTLRTFAGHAAVAVDNVRVHEEAQRLSLTDPLTGLWNYRYLRESIRREVERASRFGRMLSVLALDLDRFKDVNDTYGHAAGDTVLAEFARRVRGEIREVDLAFRQGGEEFVLLLPETDARGAAIVAERLGAAIRDTSVPVEAHSGSPVPIRVTVSIGIAVYPDHASTGQQVLDAADDALYAAKAAGRDTYRVSPRRALFARELPVPAGAMSPPDGLPRAGRAAVPTRPEPAVPTRSQPAASTRSEPAASTRPEPAVPLRAEVPAACAAEVTARVEPAPAEVETTDDSLGPALTGPDVARAGPGSPRSTPGGGASSGPHPPRQSRGR; encoded by the coding sequence GTGACGCTACGCGGGCGGTTGACGGCGGCCTTCCTCGCGGTCGTCCTCGGCCCGGTCCTGCTCGGCGCCCTCTTCGTCGCCTCGACCGTCGACGCCGTCGACCGCGGCCGTTCCACCGAGCGGCTGGCCGTGGCCGCGGCGACCGTGCGTACCTCGGTGGACGCCCTCTGCCAGCAGTTGCGCGCCGCGGCCGACGCGGTCGCGCTCGCCGCCGGTGACCGGGCCGGCACCGCGGGCCAGGTGGTCAGCCGGGGCCTGGCCGCCGCGGTGGTGGTGCGGGACACGGTCGGCGAGATCACCTACGCCACGCCCGGCCCGCCCGCGACGCCGTGGCAGGAGTGCGCCGGCCCGGCACCCGCTGACGGCCCGGTCGGGGCGCTGACCGCCCGGGTCGACCTGCGGGACCGCGCCGGCACGACGCTCGGCACGGTCACCGCGGCGCAACCGGTCGACCCGGCTTTCGTGGCCCGGCTGGCCGCGGTGACCGGCGTCGCGGTCACCCTCCTCGACGACGGCACCGGGCCCGCGCGGGTCACCCACACCACCGAGTCGAGGGAGGTACGCGACGCGGTGCTGGCCGCCGCCGGCACGCTCGACGGCGAGCAGGTCAGCGAGACCGACGACGGTCGGTACGTACGCCGGATCGGGCCCTCGTCCACCCAGCCGCTGCCGCTGGTGCTCTCCGTGCCGAGCGACCAGCCGCCCGGGCTGCACACCACGCTGGTCGCCGCCGTGGTGCTGGCCGCGTTGCTCGCCGTGCTGGCCGCCTGGCGGCTCGCCCGGGTCACCACCCGGCCACTGGTCGAGCTGGCCGCCGCGGCCGACCGGGTCGCGCACGGCGACCTGAGCGCCCGCGTCCCGGTCCGGACCCGCGACGAGGTGGGACGGCTCGCCGGCGCCTTCAACCGCATGACCCGGGAGACCGGCTCGTACGTGACGGCACTGACCAGCAGCCGGGACCAGTTGCGCGGCCACCTGGCGGTGCTGGGGGACACCCTCGCCAGCACCCACGACCTGCAACGCATCCTGCGGGTGATCCTGCACAGCGCGATCGCGGCGACCGGCGCCCGGGCCGGAGCGGTGCTGCTGGTCGACTCCGGCGGGCTGCTCGTGGCGCAGTGCGCCGAGGGTCTCGACGGGCGCTGGCCCGAGGGGGAGGCCCCGACGACCCTACGGGTGCCGGTCGGCAGCGGCGTGCTCGGCGCGGTCGCGGCCACGGGCGAGCCGCGGTGCGGCCGGATGGAACCGGCCGACGTGCCGCCGGGGGAGCCGCGCTGCCGGACGTACGTCGCGGTCCCGTTCGCCGCCCCCGCCGGGCTCGGCTCGGCCGGGCTCGGCTCGTCCGGCGTCCCGGCCGGGGCCGGTCCGGCGGACGGGCCCGCCGCGACGGGCGGACGCGGCACGGCCGACGGGGTGGCGGTGCCCGGCCCGGTCGGCCCGCCCGTGGACGCGGTACCCGGTCCGGCCGGCGCGGCCACGGCGGGCGCCGGGTACGGCGCGGACGACACACCGACCGCCGAGCTGCCCGGCGGCGTCGGCTTCGGGATTGGCGGGGAGGCGGGCGTCCCGGCGACCCTCGGCGTCCTCGCCCTCTACGACCGGCTCGGCGCGGACGAGTTCGACGACGACGACCTGGTCACCCTGCGCACCTTCGCCGGTCATGCGGCGGTGGCGGTGGACAACGTCCGGGTGCACGAGGAGGCGCAGCGCCTGTCCCTCACCGATCCGCTGACCGGGCTGTGGAACTACCGCTACCTGCGCGAGTCGATCCGGCGGGAGGTGGAGCGGGCGAGCCGCTTCGGCCGGATGCTCAGCGTGCTTGCACTGGACCTGGACCGGTTCAAGGACGTCAACGACACCTACGGGCACGCGGCGGGGGACACCGTCCTGGCCGAGTTCGCCCGCCGGGTCCGTGGCGAGATCCGCGAGGTGGACCTGGCCTTCCGGCAGGGCGGGGAGGAGTTCGTCCTGCTGCTGCCGGAGACGGACGCCCGGGGAGCGGCGATCGTCGCGGAGCGGCTCGGCGCGGCCATCCGGGACACCTCCGTCCCGGTCGAGGCGCACTCCGGCTCCCCGGTGCCGATCCGGGTGACCGTCTCCATCGGCATCGCCGTCTACCCCGACCACGCCAGCACCGGCCAGCAGGTGCTGGACGCCGCCGACGACGCGCTGTACGCCGCCAAGGCCGCCGGCCGGGACACCTACCGGGTCAGCCCGCGCCGGGCGCTGTTCGCGCGCGAGCTGCCGGTGCCGGCGGGCGCGATGAGCCCGCCGGACGGCCTGCCCCGCGCCGGCCGTGCCGCCGTGCCCACCCGGCCCGAACCCGCCGTGCCCACCCGATCCCAACCGGCCGCGTCGACCCGATCCGAACCGGCCGCGTCGACCCGGCCCGAGCCGGCCGTGCCGCTCCGCGCCGAGGTTCCCGCGGCGTGCGCCGCCGAGGTCACCGCGCGTGTCGAACCGGCGCCCGCCGAGGTCGAGACCACCGACGACTCGCTCGGCCCGGCGCTCACCGGCCCGGACGTCGCCCGGGCCGGGCCCGGTTCCCCGCGTTCGACCCCGGGCGGCGGCGCGTCTTCCGGGCCACACCCGCCGCGGCAGAGCCGTGGCCGATAG
- a CDS encoding FmdB family zinc ribbon protein, giving the protein MPTYQYACTACGHQLEAVQSFSDAPLTECPACEGRLRKVFNSVGIVFKGSGFYRTDSRSSGGGDTASNGGAAKPAKSESSSGSTTSTTTSTSSSSGSSSGGTTKAPAASGSSSAS; this is encoded by the coding sequence GTGCCCACGTACCAGTACGCCTGCACCGCGTGCGGCCACCAGCTCGAGGCGGTGCAGTCCTTCTCCGACGCGCCGCTGACCGAGTGCCCGGCGTGTGAGGGGCGGCTGCGCAAGGTCTTCAACTCGGTCGGCATCGTGTTCAAGGGCTCCGGCTTCTACCGCACCGACTCCCGGTCCTCCGGCGGTGGCGACACCGCGTCGAACGGTGGCGCCGCCAAGCCCGCGAAGTCCGAGTCGTCGTCCGGCTCGACCACGTCGACCACCACGTCCACGTCGTCGTCGAGCGGTTCGTCCAGCGGCGGGACGACCAAGGCCCCGGCCGCCAGCGGCTCCAGCTCCGCGTCCTGA
- a CDS encoding DUF2231 domain-containing protein, translating into MFEQIQGLPVHVLVVHAVVVFVPLLAVLAVAYVGLPRWRPRLDWAVGILAVLAPLTAFVAIQSGEALTDALVARGFQGPILDQIFEHSRYGDILFRLVLPLGIVVLLLLVATSGHRRVPKLPPLVTPVLSVAVVALAIASLVYVFLTGHSGAETVWGTTL; encoded by the coding sequence ATGTTCGAGCAGATCCAGGGCCTGCCGGTCCACGTCCTGGTGGTGCACGCGGTCGTGGTGTTCGTGCCGCTGCTCGCGGTGCTCGCCGTGGCGTACGTCGGGCTGCCCCGCTGGCGGCCCCGGCTGGACTGGGCGGTGGGGATCCTCGCCGTGCTCGCGCCGCTGACCGCGTTCGTCGCCATCCAGTCCGGTGAGGCCCTCACCGACGCGCTGGTGGCGCGGGGCTTCCAGGGGCCGATTCTCGATCAGATCTTCGAGCACTCCCGGTACGGGGACATCCTGTTCCGGCTCGTCCTCCCGCTCGGCATCGTGGTCCTCCTGCTGCTGGTCGCGACGAGCGGGCACCGGCGGGTGCCGAAGCTGCCGCCGCTGGTCACCCCGGTCCTGTCGGTCGCCGTGGTCGCGCTCGCGATCGCCTCGCTGGTCTACGTCTTCCTGACCGGGCACTCCGGCGCCGAGACCGTCTGGGGCACCACGCTCTGA
- a CDS encoding Fur family transcriptional regulator — protein MSNGEELLRSRGLRVTRPRLAVLDVLAAGGHLEVDEITRRVRERLDSVSTQAVYDVLGALSRAGLSRRIEPAGSPARYEARVGDNHHHVVCRGCGEIADVDCAVGSAPCLDPNVSHGFEVDEAEVTFWGLCPTCQARRTADE, from the coding sequence ATGTCGAACGGCGAGGAACTGCTCCGGTCGAGGGGCCTGCGGGTCACCCGGCCGCGCCTCGCCGTGCTGGACGTGCTGGCCGCGGGCGGCCACCTGGAGGTCGACGAGATCACCCGCCGGGTGCGGGAGCGGCTCGACTCCGTCTCCACCCAGGCGGTGTACGACGTCCTCGGCGCACTGTCCCGGGCCGGCCTGTCCCGTCGGATCGAGCCGGCCGGCAGCCCTGCCCGTTATGAGGCCCGCGTCGGCGACAACCATCACCACGTCGTCTGCCGGGGCTGTGGCGAGATCGCCGACGTCGACTGCGCCGTCGGCAGCGCCCCCTGCCTCGACCCGAACGTCTCGCACGGCTTCGAGGTCGACGAGGCGGAAGTGACCTTCTGGGGGCTCTGCCCGACCTGCCAGGCCCGCCGCACCGCCGACGAGTGA
- a CDS encoding oxygenase MpaB family protein has product MDSDDLGLFGPGSVTWKLHEEPILIVAGLRSLYLQALHPRAMAGVAQNSNYRTDAWGRLVRTANYVGTTVYGTTAEAEEAGRRLRRLHARLRATDPVTGEQFRIDDPDLLRWVHVTEVESFLDTARRAGLPLTPAEADGYYTEQRRAAALVGLDPATVPGTAAEVADYYRTVRPQLRMTREAAETALFLTAPPLPWKLSLPARLGLTLGPPRWAYLGIAGTALALLPAWARRMYGGLGLPSTALSADLTVRTLRLALAALPRNWREGPLQQAAKARAARRTAAPAEPDAERHAGSLAQP; this is encoded by the coding sequence GTGGACTCCGATGACCTAGGCCTCTTCGGTCCGGGTTCGGTCACGTGGAAGCTGCACGAGGAGCCGATCCTGATCGTCGCCGGCCTCCGCTCGCTCTACCTGCAGGCGCTGCATCCCCGCGCGATGGCCGGCGTGGCGCAGAACAGCAACTACCGCACCGACGCCTGGGGTCGCCTGGTCCGCACCGCCAACTACGTCGGCACCACCGTCTACGGCACCACGGCCGAGGCGGAGGAGGCCGGTCGCCGGCTGCGCCGCCTGCACGCCCGGCTCCGGGCGACCGACCCCGTCACCGGCGAGCAGTTCCGCATCGACGACCCGGACCTGCTCCGCTGGGTGCACGTCACCGAGGTCGAGTCGTTCCTGGACACCGCCCGGCGCGCCGGCCTGCCCCTGACGCCCGCCGAGGCGGACGGCTACTACACCGAGCAGCGCCGCGCCGCCGCCCTGGTCGGCCTGGACCCGGCCACGGTCCCGGGCACCGCCGCCGAGGTGGCGGACTACTACCGGACGGTCCGCCCACAGCTGCGGATGACCCGGGAGGCCGCCGAGACCGCGCTCTTCCTCACCGCGCCGCCGCTGCCGTGGAAGCTCAGCCTGCCGGCCCGGCTCGGGCTCACCCTAGGCCCGCCACGGTGGGCGTACCTCGGCATCGCCGGCACCGCGCTCGCGCTGCTGCCGGCCTGGGCCCGCCGGATGTACGGCGGACTCGGGTTGCCCAGCACCGCCCTGTCGGCTGATCTGACCGTGCGGACGCTGCGGCTGGCCCTCGCCGCGCTGCCCCGCAACTGGCGGGAGGGGCCGTTGCAGCAGGCCGCGAAGGCGCGCGCCGCCCGCCGCACCGCCGCACCGGCCGAGCCGGATGCCGAAAGGCACGCCGGAAGCCTGGCCCAGCCGTAG
- a CDS encoding PD-(D/E)XK nuclease family protein, with protein MRRPTPAGRPSPAGRAPRPRDGQAEQLGFEGMPERLFVCTPSKLGAYADCPRRYRYSYVDRPAPQKGPPWAHNSLGASVHTALRNWYALSPERRRPEALAGLLRGTWVREGYRDDEQERAAYRRALGWLEAYVDTLEPGVDPLGVERVVAVKTAVLAFNGRADRIDSRPGPDGPELVIVDYKTGRTGLDADDARGSQALALYAYAAERVFRRPCRRVELHHLPTGTVAGHDHTVESLARQVDRAEETARDIMAAERAVADGRDPDEAFPTTPSPRCGWCDYRRTCPAGAQTPGKEPWAAVERPADAGPGAA; from the coding sequence GTGCGACGACCCACTCCAGCCGGCCGACCGTCCCCCGCGGGCCGGGCGCCGCGCCCCCGCGACGGGCAGGCCGAGCAGCTCGGCTTCGAGGGCATGCCGGAGCGGCTCTTCGTGTGCACGCCGAGCAAGCTCGGCGCCTACGCCGACTGCCCCCGCCGCTACCGCTACTCCTACGTCGACCGTCCGGCGCCGCAGAAGGGGCCGCCCTGGGCGCACAACTCGCTCGGCGCCAGCGTGCACACCGCCCTGCGCAACTGGTATGCGCTGTCCCCCGAGCGACGCCGGCCGGAGGCGCTGGCCGGGCTGCTCCGGGGCACCTGGGTGCGCGAGGGCTACCGCGACGACGAGCAGGAGCGGGCCGCCTATCGGCGGGCGCTCGGCTGGCTGGAGGCCTACGTCGACACGCTGGAGCCCGGGGTCGACCCGCTCGGCGTCGAGCGGGTGGTGGCGGTCAAGACCGCGGTGCTGGCCTTCAACGGCCGGGCCGACCGGATCGACTCCCGCCCCGGGCCCGACGGTCCCGAGCTGGTCATCGTCGACTACAAGACCGGCCGCACCGGGCTGGACGCCGACGACGCGCGCGGCTCGCAGGCCCTGGCCCTCTACGCGTACGCGGCCGAGCGGGTCTTCCGCCGGCCGTGCCGCCGGGTCGAGCTGCACCACCTGCCGACCGGCACGGTGGCCGGGCACGACCACACCGTCGAGTCGCTCGCCCGGCAGGTCGACCGCGCGGAGGAGACGGCCCGCGACATCATGGCCGCCGAGCGGGCGGTCGCCGACGGCCGAGATCCCGACGAGGCCTTCCCGACCACGCCGAGCCCTCGGTGCGGCTGGTGCGACTACCGGCGCACCTGCCCGGCGGGGGCGCAGACGCCGGGCAAGGAGCCGTGGGCCGCGGTCGAGCGCCCCGCCGACGCGGGGCCCGGCGCGGCCTGA
- a CDS encoding MarC family protein → MDLKLFGEVFVTLLVITDPPGMLPIFVALTGPLPARDRNRAAWQAVALALGVIVIFAVAGQTLLEYLHVDLPALQAAGGLLLVLVALELLTGKGDEPSGPSTSNVALVPLGTPLLAGPGAIVATMLFVQQAEGATDYVAIAAGIVAVMIAVWIALRFSGGIVKILRPGGIEVLTRIAGLLLAAIAVQLIADAVAAFVTQYVNMN, encoded by the coding sequence GTGGATCTGAAGCTCTTCGGCGAGGTGTTCGTGACCCTGCTGGTGATCACCGACCCGCCGGGAATGCTGCCGATCTTCGTCGCGCTGACCGGCCCGCTGCCCGCGCGTGACCGCAACCGGGCAGCGTGGCAGGCGGTCGCGCTGGCCCTCGGTGTGATCGTGATCTTCGCGGTCGCCGGTCAGACCCTGCTCGAGTACCTGCACGTGGACCTGCCGGCGCTCCAGGCCGCCGGTGGTCTCCTGCTGGTGCTGGTCGCCCTGGAGCTGCTGACCGGCAAGGGCGACGAGCCGAGCGGGCCGTCCACGTCGAACGTCGCGCTGGTGCCGCTGGGCACGCCCCTGCTCGCCGGCCCCGGTGCGATCGTGGCCACGATGCTCTTCGTCCAGCAGGCCGAGGGCGCCACCGACTACGTCGCGATCGCCGCCGGGATCGTCGCGGTGATGATCGCGGTCTGGATCGCGTTGCGCTTCTCCGGCGGGATCGTCAAGATCCTGCGGCCGGGCGGGATCGAGGTGCTGACCCGCATCGCCGGCCTGCTGCTGGCGGCGATCGCCGTGCAGCTCATCGCCGACGCGGTGGCCGCGTTCGTCACGCAGTACGTGAACATGAACTGA
- a CDS encoding PHP domain-containing protein, whose protein sequence is MIPPTGPADRIDLHTHSTASDGTLSPAELVRAAADAGLDVVAITDHDTTAGWAPALTALPPGLRLVRGAELSCRWFGAEPAVPLHLLAYLFDPDHPELVAELARVRAAREARGERIVDLLRADGVDISWPEILAGAAGGTVGRPHIAQALIRVGLVTSTSEAFGPDWLGERYRLPKEDLDVFHAVRLVRAAGGVPVFAHPRATRRGRVVPGGLIAELAAAGLAGLEADHEDHSPDERAHVRALAAELGLLVTGSSDFHGTHKTVRLGAFTTATEAYERIVAEASGVTGVASG, encoded by the coding sequence GTGATTCCGCCCACCGGACCGGCCGACCGGATCGACCTGCACACCCACTCCACGGCCAGCGACGGCACGCTGAGCCCGGCCGAGCTGGTACGCGCCGCCGCCGACGCCGGGCTCGACGTGGTGGCGATCACCGACCACGACACCACCGCCGGGTGGGCGCCCGCGCTGACCGCGCTGCCTCCGGGGCTCCGCCTGGTCCGGGGCGCGGAACTCTCCTGCCGGTGGTTCGGCGCGGAGCCGGCGGTCCCACTGCACCTGTTGGCGTACCTCTTCGACCCGGACCACCCGGAGCTGGTCGCCGAGCTGGCCCGGGTGCGGGCCGCGCGGGAGGCGCGCGGCGAGCGGATCGTGGACCTGCTGCGGGCCGACGGCGTCGACATCAGCTGGCCGGAGATCCTGGCGGGCGCGGCCGGCGGCACGGTGGGACGGCCGCACATCGCGCAGGCGCTGATCCGGGTCGGCCTGGTCACCAGCACCAGCGAGGCCTTCGGGCCGGATTGGCTGGGCGAACGCTACCGGCTGCCCAAGGAGGACCTGGACGTGTTCCACGCGGTCCGGCTGGTCCGCGCGGCGGGCGGCGTACCGGTCTTCGCCCACCCGCGCGCCACCCGCCGGGGCCGGGTGGTGCCGGGCGGGTTGATCGCCGAGCTGGCCGCCGCCGGGCTCGCCGGGCTGGAGGCCGACCACGAGGACCACTCCCCGGACGAGCGGGCGCACGTCCGCGCGCTCGCCGCCGAGCTGGGGCTGCTGGTCACCGGCTCGTCCGACTTCCACGGCACGCACAAGACCGTCCGGCTCGGCGCGTTCACCACCGCCACCGAGGCGTACGAGCGGATCGTCGCCGAGGCCAGTGGGGTGACCGGCGTCGCTTCCGGCTGA
- a CDS encoding SigE family RNA polymerase sigma factor, producing the protein MASRDPLEEEFREFVAARSGALLRTAYLLTGDWPTAEDLLQTALTKTYLAWKRLGGIEAIEPYARRVMVNTSTSWWRRRWHGERPTEVLPELPAADEIERQLDRDVLWRHLSALPTRQRAVLVLRFYEDMSEAQTAALLGISTGTVKSQTSRALGTLRRRMGAEAALDLPAESTPAPVRAPRPGRLRPAVPSGSPSAAPVARSSEPSVLPAAPPFDPTVGLEATAPTAGRGDQPADAPAVIRPAKDPAGAPAEDVPVPAVALRGAPMPVVPAGIPHGEQR; encoded by the coding sequence GTGGCGAGCAGGGATCCGCTGGAGGAGGAGTTCCGCGAGTTCGTCGCGGCCCGCTCCGGAGCCCTGCTGCGCACCGCCTACCTGCTGACCGGCGACTGGCCCACCGCTGAGGACCTGCTCCAGACCGCGCTCACCAAGACCTACCTCGCCTGGAAGCGGCTCGGTGGGATCGAGGCGATCGAGCCGTACGCCCGGCGTGTGATGGTGAACACGTCGACCAGTTGGTGGCGACGTCGCTGGCACGGCGAGCGTCCCACCGAGGTGCTGCCGGAGTTGCCTGCGGCCGACGAGATCGAGCGGCAGCTCGACCGCGACGTGCTCTGGCGGCACCTGAGCGCCCTGCCCACCCGGCAGCGGGCGGTCCTGGTGCTCCGCTTCTACGAGGACATGTCGGAGGCGCAGACCGCCGCGCTGCTCGGCATCTCGACGGGCACGGTGAAGAGCCAGACCTCCCGGGCGCTCGGCACGCTGCGGCGGCGGATGGGTGCCGAGGCCGCGCTCGACCTGCCCGCCGAGTCGACGCCCGCGCCGGTGCGGGCACCGCGACCGGGGCGGCTACGGCCGGCCGTGCCCTCGGGATCGCCGTCCGCTGCCCCCGTGGCGCGGTCGTCCGAGCCGTCCGTACTGCCGGCCGCACCCCCGTTCGACCCGACCGTCGGCCTGGAGGCCACCGCGCCGACGGCCGGGCGTGGCGACCAGCCCGCCGACGCCCCGGCGGTGATCCGTCCGGCCAAGGACCCGGCGGGCGCGCCCGCCGAGGACGTCCCGGTCCCGGCCGTCGCCCTCCGCGGCGCGCCGATGCCCGTCGTACCGGCCGGCATCCCGCACGGGGAGCAGCGGTGA